GCAGCTCGTCCCGAAGTAGATGGCGTCCATGGCACCTGGCCCGTCGGCCTTGCGGGTGGTTTCGCTGTTGCCGTAGTCGAAGCAGCAGCCGCTGTTGACGTGCGTACCGCTGGTGACCATGTACATGCCCTCGGGTTCGCTGCCTGTCGGGACACCCGTCAGGTGGCCGTCGCGCCAGTAGCTGGTCCCGGGGTTGATGTACAGCGAGTAGGCCTTGCTGCCACCGACCGTCAGCGATTCTGTGGTCGCTGCGGCAGGGCGGCTCTGTGGTGAGCCTGGGACCACGCTGGAACCCTGGTACCACAGGTCGTTGCCACGCCCGGACTGATCGAACAGGACCGTGATGACACACGTGGTGTTTGCGCAGAAAGAGTCCTGGGCCGCCGCGTCGGCGACGCCGCCAGGGGTCAGTACGCCGATGTTGCGGGTTGTGTTGTCTGAGCGTCTGACCTGATACAGGTCTCCGTTGTAGGCGCTGTAGAGGGCGCGCGTTGTGCTGTGCGCCGCCACGCAGGGCGTACCACCTGCGCCGTAGATGTCACACGGGCCGGAGCCCCCGTCGACGCGGACGAGTTGCCACTGCTGGTTGCTGCCGCCCCAGTCGCTGTACTGCACGACGTTGCCGCCGTCGTTGGTCGCCGCGTTCTGGACCTCGACCGCCTTGTTGCTGTTGCGGTTGATCAGCCGGACGTAGCCGCTGTCGGAGTCGGCCAACCGGAACTGCTGGTTGGCGCCACCGTGGTCGGTCCACTGGTGGATGGCAGCACCGTCGGCTGTCGACCAGCTGGACACGTCGATCACCTTGCCCGAGTGCCGCGCCTTGATCCGGTAGTAGCCGCCGCCGGAATCCACGAACTGGAACTGCTGGTTGTCGGCGTTGGTGCGGCTCCACTGGACGACGTCGGCGCCGTCGGCGGTGGAAAAGTTGTAGACGTCGAGGGCCTTGCCACTGTTGCGGTTCACCAGCACATACCAGGCAGCGGTGTCCACAGTGGCGGCCAACGCCGACGTGGGGACCCCCATGAGCAGCCCGCCCGCAATCACGACAGCTACCGCAGCAGCCAACCCCGACCGCCACCGACGACGCCACCTCGCGGTCCGCGCAAACCCAACCGGCATAGAGCATCTTCCCTTTCATCAACGGCACCGTCGACAAGCGGAATGTTAGCGTTAACATTTTCGAGGACGATCCGGGCAGAAAATTTGAGGGGTATAGGTGTCAGGTAGCCAACGGCGGTGTGACTGAACGCACCATTGGACTCTGAACGATGACATCGGCCGCGTCAAGATGTAACGGGAAGGTTTTCGCAGGAAATCGTCGATGAGACGCTGGGGCTCGCCGAGGCGGCGGCCGTCAAACTAAGTGGTCGGTTTCGGAAGTTCTTCGTGGGTGGTCATGCTGCGTGTGGGAGTTCGGTGGGGATGTCTTGGCGTTCGTGGTCGCTGATCCTGGTCAGCAGGTCGCGAAGGTCCCGGCGGGTGAACTTCCACCGGAAGGGTTTGGCGGTCGCGTTGTAGCGCTGCTCGAACTCGGCGAGTCGTTGCTTGACCTCGTCCAGGTTCGTGAAGTCGTTGGGAGACACGACCTTGCGTTGCACCACCGAGAAGAAGATCTCCACCTGATTTAGCCAGGATGCGTGGATGGGGGTGTGCACCATGACCGCGTTGGGGAACCGTGCGGTCAGCCGATCGATCGCGGCCTGGCCGCGGTGGGAGGACCCGTTGTCGACCACCCAGAACACCCGCTTCGCCGAGGCATACGGCTCGACGGTCATGACCTGCTCGACCAGCGCCATGAACGGCACGATCCCGGTCGAGGGCGCGCACCGCCCGAACACCCGCGCCTGGTGCACG
This window of the Amycolatopsis balhimycina FH 1894 genome carries:
- a CDS encoding transposase; translated protein: MISSDEKTSIQARCRCHPTLAPGRARMMRVNHEYERGGAVAYLAAYDVHQARVFGRCAPSTGIVPFMALVEQVMTVEPYASAKRVFWVVDNGSSHRGQAAIDRLTARFPNAVMVHTPIHASWLNQVEIFFSVVQRKVVSPNDFTNLDEVKQRLAEFEQRYNATAKPFRWKFTRRDLRDLLTRISDHERQDIPTELPHAA
- a CDS encoding arabinofuranosidase catalytic domain-containing protein gives rise to the protein MPVGFARTARWRRRWRSGLAAAVAVVIAGGLLMGVPTSALAATVDTAAWYVLVNRNSGKALDVYNFSTADGADVVQWSRTNADNQQFQFVDSGGGYYRIKARHSGKVIDVSSWSTADGAAIHQWTDHGGANQQFRLADSDSGYVRLINRNSNKAVEVQNAATNDGGNVVQYSDWGGSNQQWQLVRVDGGSGPCDIYGAGGTPCVAAHSTTRALYSAYNGDLYQVRRSDNTTRNIGVLTPGGVADAAAQDSFCANTTCVITVLFDQSGRGNDLWYQGSSVVPGSPQSRPAAATTESLTVGGSKAYSLYINPGTSYWRDGHLTGVPTGSEPEGMYMVTSGTHVNSGCCFDYGNSETTRKADGPGAMDAIYFGTSCWFGGCSGTGPWVQADLEWGLFPGGSSTWNPNQQAFPSKFVTATLKNNGTSRFAIKGSNAQAGSLNTLWDGALPDEPNVYSPMKKQGAIVLGSGGDCCSPEVGNINDSAGTFYEGAIVSGYPSDATENAVQASIAAAGYR